A DNA window from Schistocerca gregaria isolate iqSchGreg1 chromosome 2, iqSchGreg1.2, whole genome shotgun sequence contains the following coding sequences:
- the LOC126335484 gene encoding uncharacterized protein LOC126335484 isoform X1 produces the protein MQSLCRWNIRRNVVFLAMIMTVAGVLVLYNSDEDDHDVRSSVVQRNADDKYDFVVHASIHHTDDCFRNNIRYGIEHLYKNVLLWRSSKNSKCKASFEKFDKIYRVDIREGKIYFHPKFANKVHEWLGYDPKLFEEVKRQKVTHVYHKYSHKLTAYNPLRAKRPTPKPQKPPKLYIEELINQTLPGCDFCNAAIMTAGEIFGRVQGKSSRSAANTFKIDKWHGLFIPDKHSILEITIQEFVDLFNTSLQWFGTVASIDRNARFPVLFWDTFPAAGASQVHVHVHGILGDELYRGALNAQLRVSNQYISETSRNYWQDLVEVHDRLGLAAFFGKAVAIAPLTSEKDHELLLISQMPNTDIYSLLYFVIQTYHSIDRFCYSSSMALPLIGYERLLRKSESLPTIIRIGTRGECSSTVNDVYTMSLNWQNSTN, from the exons ATGCAGTCGTTGTGCCGGTGGAACATTAGGAGGAACGTCGTTTTTTTGGCAatgataatgacagtggcaggcgTACTTGTTCTATATAACAGTGATGAAGATGACCACGATGTCCGGTCTTCTGTAGTTCAGCGTAACGCTGACGATAAATATGATTTTGTCGTGCATGCTTCGATTCATCACACTGACGATTGCTTCAGGAACAATATTAGATACGGAATCGAGCATctgtataaaaatgttttattatggCGTTCATCTAAGAACAGTAAATGTAAAGCAAGTTTTGAGAAATTTGACAAAATTTACAGAGTAGATATAAGAGAAGGAAAGATATATTTCCATCCAAAGTTTGCAAACAAAGTCCACGAGTGGCTAGGATATGATCCAAAACTGTTCGAAGAAGTTAAACGACAAAAAGTCACCCATGTGTATCATAAATATAGCCACAAACTTACAGCATATAATCCGTTAAGGGCGAAGAGACCTACACCAAAGCCCCAGAAACCTCCGAAACTATACATAGAAGAACTTATAAATCAAACACTGCCGGGGTGTGACTTTTGTAATGCAGCTATTATGACTGCTGGGGAAATATTTGGGCGCGTTCAAGGGAAATCATCAAGAAGTGCTGCGAACACGTTTAAGATTGATAAATGGCACGGACTTTTCATCCCAGATAAACACAGTATATTAGAAATCACTATTCAAGAGTTTGTTGATCTCTTCAACACTTCGTTGCAGTGGTTTGGCACAGTCGCTTCAATTGATAGAAATGctcgctttccagtcctctttTGGGATACCTTCCCTGCTGCAGGAGCCAGCCAGGTGCATGTTCACGTACATGGAATACTCGGAGATGAACTTTACCGTGGAGCATTAAATGCACAGTTACGTGTTTCCAATCAATATATATCAGAAACAAGTCGCAATTATTGGCAAGATTTAGTGGAGGTTCATGACAGATTAGGACTAGCAGCGTTTTTTGGTAAAGCTGTGGCAATTGCCCCTTTAACATCAGAGAAAGATCATGAGTTACTGCTGATTAGTCAGATGCCCAACACTGAcatatacagtttactgtattttgttATCCAGACATACCACAGCATTGATAGATTTTGTTACAGTTCAAGTATGGCACTACCACTTATTGGATATGAAAGGTTGCTGCGTAAATCTGAGTCACTTCCTACAATTATTAGAATTGGTACGAGAGGAGAATGTTCTTCAACAGTTAATGAT GTGTACACAATGTCATTGAACTGGCAAAACAGTACAAACTGA